The following is a genomic window from Candidatus Omnitrophota bacterium.
CCATATTGTAGAAGTTAATTATGGTCAATTAAAGCAATTTCATGGTAGGCTCGATTATTATCTTGAAAAACGAGGTCTGATCGATGAGAAATTGGCACAAGATAAAAAGAAAATAAAGCACGAGAAGAAAAAAGAAACGAAGCAGAATAAGGAACAAGAAAAATCTAGTTCTGTTGTTGAACAGCTTCACAAAAAACATAAGGAAGCTTTAAATAAGATTGCTAATAATAAGAAAGAAATTAAAGAATTAGAAAAAGAAAAACAAGAGCTGGAAACAGAAAGCTATGTTAAGGCGCGCGTTCTTTCTGATCCCCACAGCCAAAGAGATGGCGAAACGCTTAAAAGTTATGGAAAGCGTTTAAAGTTTATTCATCAGCGTATTCGAGAGATTGAATCGCTTATTGAGCGTTTAATTAAAGAAAATCGTGAAATAAATAGTTAATATGAAATTAAAAGCCGATCTTCATGATATTTTCTCAGATGGACACAGGCTTGAGAGCACGCTTGCCGGCATTATGGAAGAGGCTCAAGAAAAACGGGTAAAGCTTGTTGAGATCATTCCTGGAAAAGGATCGGGACAGCTTAAAAAACATGTTTTAAAATTTTTGGAAAAGAATTATAAGAACATTTATCATCGAATAGAAAAAGACGATAAGAATTGGGGCCGAATTTTTGTTCATTTTCGTTGGAAGTAAATTGGTTTTTTAGGATTTAAAAGGAGAAAAGAAAATGCGCTACATTATATTTCTTTTGTTGTTTAGTTTTTTATTCTCGGGTTGCGGTATTTTTCATGTTCAAGAAATTATGCGCATTAAAGCCGTGTCCGCTAATATGGATGAGCAGCAGAAATATGTGGATGCTAAGAATGAAGAGTTTGAAAAGCTCCTCAAGATCGTCAAGGAAGGAAAGATATCGAATTATAAAACTCAAAAAGATTTTGTTAAAGAGTTCGGCGATCCTGTTTTTAGCAAGCAACTTTCGAAACAAGAAGAATATTCTGAAGTTTGGCTTTATCGATATTGCGATAAAATGTTCGGGTCTGAAAAAGTGTATTTGTATTTTGATGATGCAGGAAACTTAATAAAATGGGAACATCGATTACCAAAGTCGCAATAAGAAAAATTTATCAAAAACTTTTTTCTATTTTTGGTCCACAAAAATGGTGGCCTGCCAAGACTCGCCTGGAGGTTATTATTGGCGCAATTCTCGTTCAGAACACTAATTGGAGTAATGCGGAAAAGGCGATTGACAATTTGCGTAAACGCCAGCTATTGTCCGTAGAGAAATTAAAAAGTATTAGTGTTCAAAAGCTTGCTTTGGTTATCAAGCCTGCTGGATATTTTCGTGTTAAAGCAAAACGATTAAAGAATTTTATTTATTTTCTTTTCAAAGAATTTGATGGCAGTCTCAATAAAATGGCTAAGGAGAAAAGTCAATTATTGCGCCAGAGACTTTTATCTGTTAATGGCATAGGACCGGAGACTGCAGACTCAATTATTTTGTATGCGTTTAATAAGCCTGTTTTTGTTGTGGATGCATATACAAAAAGGATTTTCTCTCGTCATCAATTTGTTAAAAGTACTGTAGACTACCAGACTCTCCAGAACTTATTTCTAGAGAGCCTGGCGGTCAATACAACGATGTTTAATGAATATCACGCATTGATTGTTTATCTGGGAAAAACATTTTGTAAGCCTAAAAAACCGCTATGCTCACTGTGTCCGCTCAGAGATTTTCTTCACGTGGTTTAAGAGACGAGTAAAGATTGATCTTTGAAAGATGAAAAATTTTCCCTCAAAACATCTCTTAAGTGTTCGTCAAATAAAATAACAGTTTGATAGATAGGCTCAGCTGATGCTGTATTTTTTTGCGATGATCGAAGAATTTGTGATTTAAATCGAATATTTTTTCCAAATCGTTTGCTTGGAAAAATAATTTTTATTTCAACAGAGGCGTTTCTTTTTAGGCAAGAATGAGTTTCGCATGAAACACCAAGAAGGCTGATATTTTTTGAAGATGTTTTGATAATGATGTTATCAAATATAATTTCGATAGGAAAATTAACATTAAAACGTCGGTAGCGTCTTTTTTCTAAGAAAATATCTATTTCTTGAGAAGCGCCTAGTCGTGCAATTTTCCAAGTGTGACCATATTTGTTGATCCAATCAAGCGCAGCTGTTGCAAATCCGATTTCTTTTTTACGTTTTTCACTCTCAATCCATTTGTGCTTGCGGATTTCCATAAGTGCTAAATTATCTTTTAGAAATGAATATTTCTTTTGCATTTCGCCTCCTTTCTTAGGGGTTCGATAAATGATGAAGAATGATTATAGCAATCGAAAAATTGAATTCAAGGGTTAAAACAAATATTTTAAAAATAAAATTTAGAGTTTATAATAAAAATAAGATTCAACAGTCATTCAGAGGAAACAGAAGGAAAAACAATTTATATATGCTTGTAAAAACGATTGTACATATTGATATGGATGCTTTTTTTGCATCTGTTGAACAGGCTGATAATCCTGCATTAAAGGGTAAGCC
Proteins encoded in this region:
- a CDS encoding Smr/MutS family protein, with the translated sequence MKLKADLHDIFSDGHRLESTLAGIMEEAQEKRVKLVEIIPGKGSGQLKKHVLKFLEKNYKNIYHRIEKDDKNWGRIFVHFRWK
- a CDS encoding endonuclease III domain-containing protein; translated protein: MGTSITKVAIRKIYQKLFSIFGPQKWWPAKTRLEVIIGAILVQNTNWSNAEKAIDNLRKRQLLSVEKLKSISVQKLALVIKPAGYFRVKAKRLKNFIYFLFKEFDGSLNKMAKEKSQLLRQRLLSVNGIGPETADSIILYAFNKPVFVVDAYTKRIFSRHQFVKSTVDYQTLQNLFLESLAVNTTMFNEYHALIVYLGKTFCKPKKPLCSLCPLRDFLHVV
- a CDS encoding PilZ domain-containing protein, producing the protein MQKKYSFLKDNLALMEIRKHKWIESEKRKKEIGFATAALDWINKYGHTWKIARLGASQEIDIFLEKRRYRRFNVNFPIEIIFDNIIIKTSSKNISLLGVSCETHSCLKRNASVEIKIIFPSKRFGKNIRFKSQILRSSQKNTASAEPIYQTVILFDEHLRDVLRENFSSFKDQSLLVS